One genomic segment of Ascaphus truei isolate aAscTru1 chromosome 23, aAscTru1.hap1, whole genome shotgun sequence includes these proteins:
- the PSMD11 gene encoding 26S proteasome non-ATPase regulatory subunit 11 — translation MELGGLLAKTGQAAELGGLLKYVRPFLNSISKAKAARLVRSLLDLFLDMEAATGQEVELCLECIEWAKSEKRTFLRQALEARLVSLYLDTKRYQEALQLGSQLLRELKKMDDKALLVEVQLLESKTYHALSNLPKARAALTSARTTANAIYCPPKLQAALDMQSGIIHAAEEKDWKTAYSYFYEAFEGYDSIDSPRAITALKYMLLCKIMLNCPDDVHGLVSGKLGLRHAGRQTEALKCVAQASKNRSLADFEKALTDYKPELREDPIITTHLAKLYDNLLEQNLIRDIEPFSRIQIDHISSLIKLSKPEVERKLSQMILDKKFHGILDQGEGVLIIFDEPPVDKTYEAALETIQNMSKVVDSLYNKAKKLT, via the exons agcttGGAGGTCTCCTGAAATACGTCCGCCCGTTCCTGAACTCCATCAGCAAGGCCAAAGCCGCCCGATTAGTGCGGTCCCTCCTGGACTTGTTCCTAGATATGGAAGCAGCAACTGGacaggag GTGGAGCTTTGCCTGGAGTGTATCGAGTGGGCCAAATCCGAGAAGAGGACCTTCCTACGCCAAGCGCTGGAG GCTCGGCTGGTCTCTCTCTACCTGGACACAAAACGCTACCAAGAAGCATTGCAGTTGG GCTCTCAGCTGCTGCGGGAGCTGAAAAAGATGGACGACAAGGCGTTGCTGGTGGAGGTGCAGCTGCTGGAGAGCAAGACTTACCACGCCCTCAGCAACCTCCCGAAAGCCCGCGCCGCGCTGACTTCCGCCCGCACCACCGCCAACGCCATCTACTGCCCGCCCAAGCTGCAGGCCGCGCTGGACATGCAGTCAG GTATTATTCACGCGGCGGAGGAGAAGGATTGGAAGACGGCGTATTCTTATTTCTACGAGGCGTTCGAGGGCTACGACTCCATCGACAGCCCCCGCGCCATCACCGCGCTCAAATACATGCTGCTCTGCAAGATCATGCTCAACTG CCCCGACGACGTGCACGGCCTGGTCAGCGGGAAGCTGGGCTTGCGTCACGCCGGCCGGCAG ACCGAAGCGTTGAAGTGCGTGGCGCAGGCCAGCAAGAACCGGTCGCTCGCCGACTTCGAGAAG GCACTGACAGATTATAAACCAGAGCTGAGGGAGGACCCCATCATCACCACCCACCTCGCCAAACTCTACGACAACCTGCTGGAACAGAACCTGATCCGGGACATAGAGCCGTTCTCCAGAATCCAG ATCGACCACATCTCCAGTCTCATCAAGCTGTCAAAG CCCGAAGTGGAACGGAAACTATCGCAGATGATCCTCGATAAGAAATTTCACG GGATTCTGGACCAGGGCGAAGGGGTCCTGATCATTTTCGACGAGCCCCCCGTCGATAAGACGTACGAAGCCGCCCTGGAGACCATCCAAAATATGAGTAAAGTGGTCGACTCCCTGTACAACAAAGCCAAGAAACTGACATAG